One window of the Niallia circulans genome contains the following:
- a CDS encoding alpha/beta hydrolase, translating into MTACLCIHGFTGSPMEVEPLAEYIQNYTNWECMVPTLPGHGDQLSLKGIIYNEWIQYAEEALKDLLKRHDTVYVVGFSMGGLIASYLAAKYPIKKLILLSAAAYYVNLVQLQKDIRIICADFFRGRIKDNEQFIRYMNKIKSTPLAAAIQFRKLVQCVKPLLANIQVPTLIAQGEKDGIVPLKSAAYLYNTIRAENKKILYVEESKHLICHCEKRESLFQEIITFLKAPS; encoded by the coding sequence ATGACAGCGTGTTTATGTATACATGGATTTACAGGTTCTCCAATGGAGGTAGAACCACTAGCTGAATATATTCAGAACTATACCAATTGGGAGTGTATGGTTCCAACTCTTCCAGGGCATGGCGATCAATTAAGCTTAAAAGGGATTATATATAATGAGTGGATCCAATATGCGGAAGAAGCGTTAAAGGATTTATTAAAAAGACACGACACAGTATATGTTGTCGGTTTTTCCATGGGTGGATTAATAGCAAGCTATTTAGCAGCAAAGTATCCGATTAAGAAATTAATTCTCTTAAGTGCAGCTGCTTATTATGTAAACTTGGTTCAGCTTCAAAAGGATATAAGAATAATTTGTGCTGATTTTTTTCGAGGGCGAATTAAAGATAATGAGCAATTTATCCGCTATATGAACAAAATTAAAAGTACTCCGTTAGCCGCTGCCATTCAGTTCAGGAAGCTTGTGCAATGTGTAAAACCATTGTTAGCCAACATTCAAGTGCCAACATTGATTGCCCAAGGGGAGAAGGATGGAATTGTCCCGTTGAAGAGTGCAGCCTATTTGTATAATACAATTCGGGCAGAAAATAAGAAGATATTATATGTGGAGGAATCCAAGCACTTAATTTGTCATTGTGAAAAAAGAGAATCATTATTTCAAGAAATAATAACATTCCTCAAGGCGCCCTCATAA
- a CDS encoding rhomboid family intramembrane serine protease, translating into MFTRRESFKEYITYYPVVSMILLIHLILYLLTNLPIFPNKYLLETMMGVNLYIVEGEWWRLITPIFIHGGFAHLLFNSFSIFLFGPALERILGKFKFLLIYLVTGIAANIITLLIEPLTYVHLGSSGAIFGLFGYYISLVVFRKDIISQSNAQIITTIAVLSLIMTFLQPNINIVAHIFGFLTGVIVGSLSESKGKKIFSSYKEEWYYLRQQLRRTKKPEAKSIIIWIIIFGLAIIGFVSQ; encoded by the coding sequence TTGTTTACCAGAAGAGAAAGCTTTAAAGAGTATATTACGTATTATCCTGTCGTTTCCATGATCTTACTTATTCATCTAATTCTATATTTATTAACCAATCTCCCTATCTTTCCAAATAAATATTTATTAGAAACCATGATGGGTGTTAACCTTTATATAGTAGAAGGAGAATGGTGGCGCTTAATCACTCCCATTTTCATCCATGGAGGGTTTGCCCATCTTCTATTTAACAGCTTTAGCATTTTCTTATTCGGACCTGCTCTCGAAAGAATACTTGGTAAATTCAAGTTTCTTCTTATTTACTTAGTCACTGGTATCGCAGCAAATATTATCACTCTTCTTATCGAACCACTTACCTATGTTCACTTAGGTTCTAGTGGAGCAATATTTGGTCTATTCGGCTATTATATTAGTCTAGTTGTATTTCGAAAAGACATTATTTCTCAAAGCAACGCCCAAATTATTACGACCATTGCTGTTCTTAGCTTAATTATGACCTTTTTACAGCCAAATATAAATATTGTTGCCCATATTTTCGGATTTCTAACAGGGGTCATCGTCGGAAGTTTATCGGAATCAAAGGGAAAGAAGATTTTTTCCAGTTATAAAGAAGAATGGTACTATTTACGACAACAGCTCCGCCGCACAAAAAAGCCTGAAGCAAAATCAATTATCATTTGGATTATCATCTTCGGTCTTGCTATTATAGGATTTGTTAGTCAATAA
- a CDS encoding PP2C family protein-serine/threonine phosphatase yields the protein MDFREMMESKYRDLLVNYIKDESEQALYQGQKFSRKSIEQKISPEDIISLHKSILMDLYPDIPGYVTKSFDILLEVMIGYGFAYREHQSLRHVQQELRSEMEIAANVQQTLLSTDIPKVDGLDIGAISVPAKMMNGDYYHFVHDDDQIINIAIADVIGKGIPAAMCMSMIKYAMDSLPENRNKPSNVLENLNRVVEQNVDPSMFITMFYGAYDVLSHVFHYASAGHEPGLYYQAETKQFSELKTKGLLLGVDKRTKYQQFEKQIYPGDMIVLMSDGVTECRTKEGFIEKETLLGYIRKHMHLDAQNIVENVFKELEKIQDFQLRDDFTLIIFKREV from the coding sequence ATGGATTTCCGTGAAATGATGGAATCTAAATATCGAGATCTTCTTGTGAACTATATTAAAGATGAATCTGAACAAGCTCTTTATCAAGGGCAAAAGTTTAGTAGGAAATCAATTGAACAAAAAATATCACCAGAAGATATAATCAGTTTACATAAATCTATTCTGATGGATTTATATCCAGATATACCTGGATATGTAACAAAATCCTTTGATATCCTTTTAGAGGTTATGATAGGCTATGGATTTGCTTATAGAGAACATCAAAGCTTGCGTCATGTTCAGCAAGAGTTAAGAAGCGAAATGGAAATAGCAGCAAATGTACAGCAAACTTTATTAAGCACAGATATTCCAAAGGTCGATGGATTAGATATTGGGGCAATAAGTGTGCCGGCTAAAATGATGAATGGCGATTATTATCACTTTGTTCATGATGATGATCAGATTATTAACATTGCCATTGCAGATGTGATAGGGAAGGGTATTCCTGCTGCTATGTGTATGTCGATGATTAAGTATGCGATGGACAGTCTTCCGGAAAATAGGAATAAACCAAGCAATGTTTTAGAAAATTTAAATAGGGTCGTTGAACAAAATGTAGATCCTAGTATGTTTATTACCATGTTTTACGGAGCATATGATGTGCTTTCACATGTATTTCATTATGCCTCAGCTGGTCATGAGCCTGGCTTATATTATCAAGCGGAAACGAAACAGTTTAGTGAGCTGAAGACTAAGGGATTATTGCTGGGTGTTGATAAAAGGACGAAATATCAGCAGTTTGAAAAGCAAATTTATCCAGGAGACATGATTGTTTTAATGTCAGATGGGGTAACCGAGTGTAGAACAAAGGAAGGCTTTATTGAAAAAGAAACGCTTCTTGGATACATAAGGAAACATATGCATTTAGATGCACAGAATATTGTAGAAAATGTCTTTAAGGAATTAGAAAAAATTCAAGATTTTCAATTACGTGATGATTTTACTTTAATTATTTTTAAAAGAGAAGTTTAA
- a CDS encoding DEAD/DEAH box helicase yields the protein MVKFQDLGISPATMKALKRMGFEEATPIQAETIPLSLQNKDLIGQAQTGTGKTAAFGVPLVDKIDVANEVIQGIIIAPTRELAIQVSEELYKIGYGKRTRVLSIFGGQDINRQIRALKKNPHIIVGTPGRILDHINRKTLRLDNVQTVILDEADEMLNMGFIDDIEAILSKIPTERQTLLFSATMPGPIRKMAERFMKDPEVVKVKAKEMTVPLIEQYYIETQEKTKFDILTRLLDIQSPELAIIFGRTKRRVDELSEALNLRGYTAEGIHGDLSQAKRMSVLRKFKEGTIDVLVATDVAARGLDISGVTHVYNFDIPQDPESYVHRIGRTGRAGKEGVAITFITYRERSYLQVVEKTTKRKMEKMIPPTVDQAIEGQQKAVMEKISQIIEENNLESYRNTADELLEQKDASTVVAAVLKMLTKEPDTTPVKLTEEKPLPMKRDRRPYDKNNDRGGRKNYNPRQRQGYGGNKRQGQSGNSYNKSKSYR from the coding sequence TTGGTAAAGTTTCAAGATTTAGGTATTAGTCCTGCTACAATGAAAGCATTAAAAAGAATGGGGTTTGAGGAAGCGACGCCTATTCAGGCAGAAACGATTCCATTGAGCCTTCAAAATAAAGACTTAATTGGTCAAGCACAAACAGGAACAGGGAAAACAGCTGCTTTTGGAGTGCCTTTAGTTGATAAAATTGATGTAGCGAATGAAGTAATTCAAGGAATTATTATTGCTCCGACAAGAGAGCTAGCTATTCAGGTTTCAGAAGAATTATACAAAATTGGATATGGAAAGCGCACAAGAGTATTATCTATTTTTGGCGGACAGGATATAAATCGCCAAATCCGTGCATTGAAGAAAAACCCGCATATTATTGTTGGGACACCTGGACGTATATTAGATCATATTAATCGTAAAACACTTCGATTAGATAATGTTCAAACAGTTATTTTAGACGAAGCAGATGAAATGCTAAATATGGGATTCATTGATGATATTGAAGCAATCCTTTCAAAAATTCCAACAGAAAGACAAACATTATTATTCTCTGCTACAATGCCAGGACCGATTAGAAAAATGGCAGAGCGCTTTATGAAAGATCCAGAAGTAGTTAAAGTGAAAGCAAAAGAAATGACTGTGCCGTTGATTGAACAGTATTATATCGAAACACAAGAGAAAACGAAATTTGATATATTAACAAGATTATTGGATATTCAATCTCCAGAACTAGCTATTATATTCGGTCGCACGAAACGTCGTGTTGATGAGCTGTCTGAAGCATTAAATCTACGTGGCTATACAGCAGAAGGGATTCATGGAGATTTAAGCCAAGCGAAACGTATGTCTGTTCTTCGTAAGTTTAAAGAAGGAACGATTGATGTACTAGTGGCAACAGATGTAGCTGCACGTGGACTTGATATTTCCGGTGTAACACATGTTTATAACTTTGATATCCCTCAAGATCCAGAAAGCTATGTACACCGTATCGGACGTACTGGCCGTGCAGGAAAAGAAGGGGTAGCTATTACGTTTATTACGTATCGTGAAAGATCTTATCTGCAAGTTGTGGAAAAAACAACGAAGCGAAAAATGGAAAAGATGATTCCTCCAACAGTCGACCAAGCAATAGAAGGACAGCAAAAAGCTGTTATGGAAAAAATATCACAAATTATTGAGGAAAATAACTTAGAATCTTATCGAAATACTGCGGATGAATTATTGGAACAAAAAGATGCTTCTACCGTTGTAGCTGCAGTTCTAAAAATGCTTACAAAAGAACCAGATACAACTCCTGTTAAATTAACAGAAGAAAAGCCATTGCCAATGAAACGTGACCGCAGACCGTATGATAAAAATAATGACCGTGGTGGACGTAAAAACTACAACCCACGTCAACGTCAAGGCTATGGCGGCAACAAACGTCAAGGTCAATCAGGCAATAGCTACAATAAATCAAAGTCTTACCGTTAA
- a CDS encoding anti-sigma factor antagonist, with protein sequence MNIIIDVKEKELDVEVKVSGEIDAYTAPKLRERIYSFSEKEGMKMIIDLSDVNYMDSTGLGVFVGIFKNVRANNGEFKLVGLSSRLIRLFEITGLADIIDINSKIEGGIQ encoded by the coding sequence ATGAATATCATAATAGATGTAAAAGAAAAAGAATTGGATGTAGAAGTTAAGGTTTCTGGTGAAATTGATGCGTATACTGCTCCGAAATTAAGGGAGCGGATTTATTCCTTTTCTGAAAAAGAAGGAATGAAAATGATAATTGATTTATCAGATGTAAATTATATGGATAGTACTGGTTTAGGTGTATTTGTAGGCATATTTAAGAATGTTCGAGCAAATAATGGTGAATTTAAGTTAGTAGGTCTATCAAGCCGCTTAATCAGACTGTTTGAAATAACTGGATTAGCAGACATTATAGACATAAATAGCAAGATAGAAGGTGGAATACAATGA
- a CDS encoding anti-sigma regulatory factor yields MGDQSCVKIINEWDIVAARQLGRNLAKELGFGTVDQARITTAISELARNIYLYAGQGQICIEKLFDNGKAGLKLIAMDSGPGIKDIRQVMQDGFSTSGGLGAGLPGVKRLMDEFDIKTSIGDGTEIQAVKWLR; encoded by the coding sequence ATGGGAGACCAATCCTGTGTAAAAATTATAAATGAATGGGATATTGTTGCCGCTCGACAATTAGGCAGAAACCTCGCCAAAGAGCTCGGCTTCGGTACCGTTGATCAAGCCCGGATAACCACAGCAATTAGTGAATTAGCAAGAAATATATATTTATATGCTGGTCAAGGACAGATTTGTATAGAAAAGCTTTTTGATAATGGGAAAGCTGGTTTAAAACTAATTGCGATGGATAGTGGTCCTGGAATTAAGGATATTAGACAAGTGATGCAAGATGGTTTTTCTACTTCTGGCGGGTTAGGAGCCGGATTGCCAGGTGTGAAACGTTTGATGGATGAGTTTGATATTAAAACCTCTATTGGCGATGGAACAGAAATCCAGGCGGTGAAGTGGCTAAGATAG
- a CDS encoding PH domain-containing protein, producing the protein MFKQNRLHPVSIIYVILKRLREFIFPFIGIIVLGGKPTDWSLYTILGASLLLLIILISGFLSWYFFTFYVVGNELRMEYGVFIKKKRYIPFERIQSIDFTEGIFHRPFSLVKVKIETAGGAEAEGELTAISKKVAQELKRYIIQKKNEQIETDEMIEEVEPAQQEIYRITSKKLVILASTSGGVGVIISAIFAFISQFDDLIPYKEIYKHVQQVITSGVALVSIVVFVLFVLLWILSWFITILKYANFTLSKTKDDLIITRGLIEKKQITIPLKRIQAIKITEAMLRQPFQLVGVSVISAGGSFDDIEASDVVAVPLLKKKELPLLLKEMVPEYEWNEELHSPPKRSIWRYIIKNSWIALPVIIALIYFFHEWGALSLLLLLVLPLWGYWNYRSAGYRISGKQLTLSFRQFNKTTFLMRRNRIQALYYTEGWWQRKGELASVQGVVLSGAGGATGVVTDLTKEDVEKVYEWYSLS; encoded by the coding sequence ATGTTTAAGCAAAACAGACTTCATCCTGTTTCCATTATTTACGTTATTTTGAAGCGGTTAAGAGAGTTTATCTTTCCGTTTATTGGAATTATTGTGCTTGGAGGTAAGCCCACTGACTGGAGTTTATATACGATTCTAGGAGCGTCCCTCTTACTTTTGATTATTCTCATTAGCGGATTTTTGTCATGGTACTTTTTCACCTTTTATGTGGTAGGAAATGAATTGCGAATGGAGTATGGTGTATTTATAAAAAAGAAACGGTACATTCCCTTTGAACGTATTCAAAGTATCGATTTTACAGAGGGAATCTTTCACCGTCCATTTAGTTTAGTAAAAGTGAAAATTGAAACAGCAGGTGGTGCTGAAGCTGAAGGAGAGCTTACTGCTATTTCTAAAAAGGTTGCTCAAGAATTAAAAAGATATATTATTCAAAAAAAGAATGAGCAGATTGAAACGGACGAAATGATAGAAGAAGTAGAACCTGCTCAACAAGAAATCTACCGGATTACATCAAAAAAATTAGTGATTTTGGCGTCAACTTCGGGTGGCGTAGGTGTGATTATCTCCGCAATTTTTGCTTTCATTTCACAATTTGATGATTTAATTCCGTATAAGGAAATCTACAAACATGTTCAACAAGTCATTACAAGCGGTGTAGCGTTAGTTTCTATCGTTGTCTTTGTTTTATTTGTATTGTTATGGATTTTATCTTGGTTCATTACCATATTAAAATATGCGAATTTTACATTATCGAAGACGAAAGATGATTTGATTATTACACGTGGTCTAATCGAGAAAAAGCAGATTACTATTCCGCTGAAAAGGATTCAAGCAATTAAAATAACAGAAGCAATGCTTAGACAGCCGTTTCAATTAGTAGGTGTATCTGTTATTAGCGCTGGTGGATCTTTTGATGATATAGAAGCTTCTGATGTAGTTGCTGTTCCGTTATTAAAGAAGAAGGAATTACCACTTTTATTAAAAGAAATGGTACCTGAGTATGAATGGAATGAGGAGTTGCATTCGCCGCCAAAACGATCAATTTGGAGGTATATTATTAAAAATAGTTGGATAGCATTACCAGTTATTATCGCTTTGATTTACTTTTTTCATGAATGGGGAGCGTTATCGTTGTTGCTATTACTTGTTTTACCATTATGGGGCTACTGGAATTATCGTTCAGCTGGATACCGTATTTCAGGTAAGCAGTTAACACTATCCTTCCGCCAATTTAATAAAACGACTTTCCTGATGAGACGAAATCGAATTCAAGCCCTTTACTATACAGAGGGATGGTGGCAGCGAAAAGGGGAGCTTGCTTCTGTACAGGGGGTTGTTCTTTCTGGTGCTGGAGGAGCCACTGGGGTAGTTACAGACCTGACCAAAGAAGACGTAGAAAAGGTATATGAATGGTATTCGCTAAGTTAA
- a CDS encoding STAS domain-containing protein, with translation MNRVRIPILKLYDYLLVSIQWELDDQTALQFQEDLLNKIHETSANGVVIDLTSIDFIDSFIAKVLGDVIGMSKLMGAKVVLTGIQPAVAITLVELGISLNDVLTALDLEKGLEKLQQELED, from the coding sequence GTGAATAGAGTAAGAATACCAATATTAAAACTTTATGACTACTTACTAGTATCCATTCAATGGGAATTAGATGACCAAACAGCCCTTCAGTTTCAGGAGGATTTATTAAATAAAATCCATGAGACCAGTGCGAACGGGGTAGTCATTGATTTAACTTCTATTGATTTTATAGACTCATTTATTGCAAAAGTATTAGGTGATGTTATCGGTATGTCGAAGCTAATGGGGGCTAAGGTGGTACTGACAGGGATTCAACCTGCTGTTGCCATCACCTTAGTAGAGCTAGGTATCAGTTTAAACGATGTTTTAACTGCCTTAGATCTAGAAAAAGGTTTGGAGAAATTACAACAGGAATTGGAGGACTGA
- a CDS encoding LolA family protein, producing MNKKIWLLFVGLTVMLLLTACGTKSKEDVLTDLKEKVETKGYKADAEMTLKMGTEPQTYEVEVWHKDPSFYRVNLKNSAKNQSQMILKNEEGVYVLTPALNKSFKFQSEWPENSSQAYLYESLVKDIEEDKEVKFSATDKHYVFETKTRYQNNKMLPTQEIAFSKKDLSPVSVKVKDVEGVALVTVKFSNVKFDVSFDKKDFDLQKSMTAAKMVIPVMGEIEDKDFAVKYPEEPLEGVSLVEEKKMASENGNRVILTYDGEKSYTIIQEKAVVAPATAGPIVSKGDPVDLGFTIGEVTDSKVSWTFEGVDYTIASSDLTRDELVTVARSVQGEAIK from the coding sequence ATGAACAAGAAGATTTGGTTGCTATTTGTAGGGCTAACGGTCATGCTTTTGTTAACTGCCTGCGGAACAAAATCGAAAGAAGATGTTCTGACTGATTTAAAAGAAAAGGTCGAGACAAAAGGGTATAAAGCAGACGCCGAAATGACTCTCAAAATGGGAACAGAACCACAGACTTATGAAGTGGAAGTGTGGCATAAAGACCCAAGCTTTTATCGAGTGAATTTAAAGAATTCAGCAAAAAATCAAAGCCAAATGATTTTGAAAAATGAAGAAGGCGTCTATGTATTAACGCCAGCTTTAAACAAATCCTTTAAGTTTCAAAGTGAGTGGCCGGAAAATAGTAGTCAAGCTTATCTCTATGAGTCTTTAGTGAAAGATATTGAAGAAGATAAAGAAGTGAAATTTTCTGCTACAGATAAGCACTACGTTTTTGAAACAAAAACTCGCTATCAGAATAATAAAATGCTTCCAACTCAAGAGATTGCCTTCAGCAAGAAGGATCTTTCTCCTGTCAGTGTAAAAGTAAAGGATGTAGAGGGCGTAGCGTTGGTCACGGTGAAGTTTTCTAATGTGAAGTTTGATGTTTCCTTTGATAAAAAAGATTTTGATTTACAAAAGAGTATGACTGCGGCTAAGATGGTTATTCCAGTTATGGGAGAAATCGAAGACAAAGACTTTGCCGTGAAATATCCGGAAGAACCATTAGAAGGAGTCAGCTTGGTAGAAGAGAAAAAAATGGCTTCTGAAAACGGTAATCGTGTAATCCTCACTTATGATGGAGAAAAATCTTATACGATTATTCAAGAAAAAGCAGTAGTAGCACCAGCTACAGCAGGACCAATCGTTAGTAAGGGAGATCCAGTGGATTTAGGATTTACCATTGGTGAAGTTACAGATTCTAAAGTATCATGGACGTTTGAAGGCGTCGATTATACGATTGCATCAAGTGACTTAACTCGTGATGAATTAGTTACTGTTGCACGCTCCGTACAAGGAGAGGCAATAAAATAA
- the ndoA gene encoding type II toxin-antitoxin system endoribonuclease NdoA: MIVKRGDVYFADLSPVVGSEQGGVRPVLVIQNDIGNRFSPTVIIAAITAQIQKAKLPTHVEIDAKRYGFERDSVILLEQIRTIDKQRLTDKITHLDEEMMEKVDEALQISLGLIEF; this comes from the coding sequence TTGATTGTCAAACGTGGTGACGTTTATTTTGCAGACCTATCCCCAGTTGTTGGTTCAGAGCAAGGCGGCGTCCGTCCTGTACTTGTCATTCAAAACGACATCGGGAATCGGTTCAGTCCCACAGTCATTATTGCAGCAATTACAGCTCAGATTCAAAAGGCTAAATTGCCGACTCATGTGGAAATTGATGCGAAGCGATATGGTTTTGAAAGAGATTCGGTAATTCTTTTAGAACAAATTCGTACGATAGATAAACAGAGGCTAACGGACAAAATTACTCATCTTGATGAGGAAATGATGGAAAAAGTCGATGAAGCTCTACAAATTAGTTTAGGTCTCATTGAATTTTAA
- a CDS encoding PH domain-containing protein: MITIPQNRLSKKGITVWRLTGIISSLIMMVIGGGLITFAILFDWHILISIGTVIYLLFHIALTIGIMPPLKWKRWRYEVRGDEIEIQQGVIVIKRTLIPMIRVQHVDMKQGPLLRKYELATVSISTAATVHEIPVLQVDEAEEIRQYISSKAKVAEEDV; encoded by the coding sequence TTGATAACAATACCTCAAAATAGATTATCGAAAAAGGGGATCACTGTTTGGCGCTTAACAGGAATTATATCTTCGCTCATTATGATGGTTATTGGTGGTGGGTTAATTACGTTTGCTATTCTTTTTGATTGGCACATACTTATAAGTATAGGAACAGTTATTTATCTTCTTTTTCATATAGCTCTTACAATTGGCATTATGCCGCCTTTAAAGTGGAAAAGATGGAGATATGAAGTAAGAGGAGATGAAATTGAAATACAGCAAGGAGTTATTGTAATAAAGCGAACGCTTATTCCAATGATTAGAGTACAGCATGTTGACATGAAGCAAGGACCTTTATTAAGAAAGTATGAGCTTGCCACAGTGTCGATTTCTACAGCAGCAACCGTACACGAAATCCCTGTGCTTCAAGTGGATGAAGCAGAAGAAATTAGACAGTATATTTCTAGTAAAGCAAAGGTGGCGGAAGAAGATGTTTAA
- the alr gene encoding alanine racemase encodes MNQEDNFYRDTWVEIDLDAIAYNVGELRKKLHPENKLIAVVKANGYGHGALQVARTALRSGANYLAVAFLDEAISLRKQGITAPILVLGASRPKDVMTAIKYKVTLTVYYKDWLEEAVQFLNKEASLTIHLKLDTGMGRIGVRNEQEIQSIEELLVKHPNIVVEGIFTHFATADEKNSSYFESQIQRFKELLSSFTKLPAIIHCSNSAASLLHPDLQYNAVRLGISMYGLTPSLEIEPDLPYPLQEAFSLRTKLVQVKKLNKGDKVSYGATYEAKEEEWIGTLPIGYADGWLRKLQGQEVLVEGIRAPIVGRICMDQCMIRLPFYLEPGTEITLIGKQRDAEISVNEIAAKLETINYEITCMISTRVPRVFKQYGNVTETVNFLI; translated from the coding sequence TTGAATCAAGAAGATAACTTTTATCGTGATACATGGGTGGAGATTGATCTTGATGCTATTGCATATAATGTTGGTGAATTAAGAAAAAAATTACATCCTGAAAATAAGTTAATAGCAGTAGTAAAGGCAAATGGATATGGGCATGGGGCTCTGCAAGTTGCCAGAACTGCTTTACGGTCTGGTGCGAATTACTTGGCTGTAGCCTTTTTAGATGAAGCAATCAGTTTAAGAAAGCAAGGAATAACAGCACCGATTCTTGTGCTTGGCGCAAGTAGACCGAAGGATGTTATGACAGCAATAAAATATAAAGTAACTTTAACTGTTTATTATAAAGATTGGTTAGAAGAAGCGGTTCAATTTTTAAATAAGGAGGCTTCATTAACGATTCATTTAAAGTTAGATACAGGTATGGGGAGAATTGGGGTTAGAAATGAGCAGGAGATTCAATCGATAGAAGAATTGCTGGTAAAACACCCCAATATTGTAGTGGAGGGGATTTTTACTCATTTTGCAACAGCGGATGAAAAAAATTCTTCTTACTTTGAAAGCCAAATTCAACGCTTTAAGGAACTACTATCTTCTTTTACAAAGCTGCCCGCAATTATTCACTGCAGTAATAGTGCGGCAAGTCTTTTGCATCCTGATTTGCAATATAATGCTGTGCGTTTGGGGATTTCTATGTATGGATTAACACCTTCTCTTGAAATTGAACCTGATTTACCTTATCCATTACAAGAAGCTTTTTCCTTAAGGACAAAATTAGTCCAAGTGAAAAAGTTAAACAAGGGCGATAAAGTGAGCTATGGAGCTACTTATGAGGCAAAAGAAGAGGAATGGATAGGGACTTTACCAATTGGTTATGCAGACGGATGGTTACGTAAACTGCAAGGACAAGAGGTTCTGGTCGAAGGAATAAGAGCGCCGATTGTAGGGAGAATTTGTATGGATCAATGTATGATAAGGCTGCCGTTTTATTTAGAGCCAGGAACAGAAATAACGCTAATTGGGAAGCAAAGGGATGCAGAAATCTCTGTGAATGAAATTGCTGCTAAACTAGAAACGATTAATTATGAAATCACATGTATGATTTCTACAAGAGTTCCGCGGGTTTTTAAACAATATGGAAATGTCACAGAAACAGTAAATTTCTTAATCTAG
- the acpS gene encoding holo-ACP synthase, producing MISGTGIDITEIERIESLLQSKPKFAKRILTDKEMEKFQQLSGHRKCEFLAGRFAAKEAFSKALGTGIGANLSFLDIEIGYEEKGKPCILKPFSKGVHLSITHSKHYAFAQVIIEE from the coding sequence ATGATTAGCGGAACGGGAATTGATATAACAGAAATAGAAAGAATCGAATCTTTACTCCAAAGTAAGCCGAAGTTTGCAAAGCGCATTCTAACGGATAAAGAAATGGAAAAGTTTCAGCAGCTATCTGGCCATCGTAAATGTGAGTTTTTAGCAGGACGATTTGCAGCAAAAGAAGCATTTTCAAAAGCGCTAGGCACAGGGATTGGAGCGAACTTAAGCTTTTTGGATATTGAAATAGGATATGAGGAAAAGGGGAAGCCATGTATTTTAAAGCCATTTTCAAAAGGAGTCCATTTATCTATAACTCATAGCAAACACTATGCCTTTGCACAAGTTATTATTGAGGAATAA
- a CDS encoding CopG family ribbon-helix-helix protein — MSESSTTTEIMIKLPKHLLTELDGFVKQENVNRSEFIYQATKMYLRERKKRHIRESMRRGYMEMAKLNLSIASESFLAEYEAEHTVERLVSGG; from the coding sequence GTGTCTGAATCTAGCACAACGACAGAGATCATGATAAAATTACCAAAGCATTTGTTAACTGAATTGGACGGCTTCGTTAAGCAAGAAAATGTTAATCGTAGTGAATTTATTTATCAAGCAACGAAAATGTATCTTCGCGAACGGAAAAAGAGACATATCCGCGAATCGATGAGACGAGGATATATGGAAATGGCTAAATTAAATTTATCCATTGCATCAGAAAGCTTTCTCGCAGAATACGAGGCAGAGCATACAGTAGAACGTCTTGTAAGCGGAGGGTAA